The stretch of DNA CGTGTCAGCTCAGCGCCGCCCGCACCACCAGTTCGAAGGCCGGCCGCGGATCGGTGGTGTCCTCGCGGGCGATGCGATGCAGGATCAGTCCCTCCGCGCAGGCCGTCAGTGCGGTGGCGGCGGTCTGCGGATCCCGCGCCGGTGTGGAGTTCGTCGACGGCGCTTCCCATTTTCTCGTCGACGAGCGGCCCGAAGTGGTGCTCGAACGCGCGCTCGAGTTCTTCGCCCCGACCCGAGGGGCGGGTCACGACACGGCGACGGACACCTCACGGGCGGGGTCGATGCTTCCCGGGCGTACGTTCTCGCCGAGGGCGAAACCCACCCCGCGCACGGTATGCACGACGTACGGCGATCCGACGGCCACCAGTTTCCGCCGAAGGGAGCAGATGTAGGCGTTGAGGACGTTCGTCTTCGATTCGACGGTCACACCCCACACCATCAACATCAGGTCGCGGCGGGTGACGACCCTGTCGACGTTCTGCGCGAGCACGGTGAAGAGGATGAATTCCGTCCTGGTCAGCGTGGTGCGCAACCCGTCGTAGTCGGTGTCATGCCGTTCCTCGCACAGGCAGACGTCATGGCTGCCGACGGGCGCCGGCGCCGGCACGTCGGGTTTCACACGGCGGAGGATCGCGCGGAGCCGGGCGACGAGTTCGTCCGCTCCGACCGGTATCTCCAGCACGTCGTCGGCGCCGGCCTCGAGGAGGTCGCTGCGACGGTTGCCGGAACAGAAGCGGCCGATCACCACGATGGCGAGCGCGAATCGCATCGCCTTCAACCCCCGCACCGTGGTGTCGGCGTCGAGGTGGGGTGAACGCGCGTCGACGATCACCACGTCGGGGGGTTCGATCCGTGAACGTACCGGTTCCGCGTAGGTTCGCGTGACGAAGAATCCCCCGTCCCGGAGGCGTTCGACGAGGGAGCTTTCGACGTCGGCGTCGATGAGCAGGACACGCGGCCGGGCGACGGCCGGGCTCGACACAGAGTTCATGCGGATTCCTCCTGTTTTCGAGCCTCACGTCGGTGTGCCGCAGATCGACCCGGCGCCGAATATCAAGTTCCCACGCCGCGGTTGATGACGATATCGAGCGGAACTCCCCTATCGTTACCGTGAGACCGCTGCATCACCCGATCGGGAGGTCGCCACATGCCGGAACTGCGGCACATCGCACTGCACGGGGACGACATCGCCTACCGGCTCAGCGGTGAGGGCGAAACGCTTCTGCTCGTACACGGGATGGCCGGAAGTTCGGCGGCGTGGCGCGCGATTCTCCCGGAGTTGGCGCAGCGCTACCGGGTGCTGGCTCCGGACCTGCCCGGTCACGGTGATTCCGCCAAACCGCGCGGCGACTACTCGCTGGGTGCGTTCGCCGCGTGGCTGCGCGACCTGTTGCACGAGTTGGCGATCGAACGGGTGACCGTGGTCGGGCAGTCGCTCGGCGGCGGGGTGGCGATGCAGTTCAGCTATCAGCATCCCGAACTGTGTGAGCGCCTGGTCCTCATCGGCAGCGGCGGACTGGGACCGGACGTGAACTGGACCCTGCGGTTGCTGGCGGCGCCCGGGTCCGAGTTCCTACTTCCCCTGATGGCGCCTCCCGCGATCCGCGACGCCGGCAACAAGGTTCGCAGCTGGCTGGCGGCGATCGGGGTGCAGTCGGTTCGCGGCGACGAGATGTGGCACGCGTATTCGTCCCTGTCCGATCCGGAGACCCGGCAGGCGTTCCTGCGGACGCTCCGCGCGGTCGTCGACCATCGGGGGCAGGCGGTGAGCGCGCTGAGCCGGCTGTACCTGAACGCGGGTCTCCCCACTCAACTGATCTGGGGCGATTCCGATGGCATCATCCCGGTCTCGCACGGTTACGCGGCGCACGAGGCGATGCCCGGCAGCCGGCTCGCCGTGCTCGACGGTATCGGCCACTACCCGCACCTCGAGGATCCTGCCGCGGTGGTCGACATCATCGACGCTTTCGTCACCACCACGCCCGCACGCAGGTGAACTCGATCAGGCGGCGCGAATGCGCCGACCGGTGACGAGGATGTAGATGCTGACCAGAAGCACCCAGGCCGGGAAAGCCAGTGTCGTCCACAGGCTGAAGCTGACGACCAGCAGCAGAGCCAGGGCGAGCAGGTATGTGGTCACGACGAGGAATCGCGGCATCAGCCCGGTCCGGAGCCAGATCGTTCCCAGCGAGAGCATGAACACCGCAGCCATGCGCAGCGCGTATACGTGGTTGATCTGCAGCATGATCTCGCGGCCGAAGTAGACGATCTCGTCCGCGGAACTGCCCGAGTGCCGGGCGATCGCGAGGACGCCGCCCGCGACGCCCATCGAGATGAAGCCCATCGCGAGGAACAGCAGGCCGCTACCCAGGAATACCGTCGCGAAGAAACGGTCCTCGAGGTCGCCGAGGCGGTCGCGGATGACGCCGATGAACCAGAGGAACGCGATGCCCGCGAACGGGGCGAGCACGAGGGCCGTCTTGATCCGGGTCTCACCGCTTCCCACCCAGGGTGTCTCGTCGAACGGGTCGGCGGGCAGTGCGGTGTGCAGGAGGACGAGGCTGGCGGAGAAGAACGCAGCGAACACGATGCCCGCGACGGCCGCCGAGCGTGGCGTTCTCAGCCGGCGGAACTGTTTCTCGCGCTGCATGTCGGCCATGGGTCAATCCTCGCTCGAGCCGTGACCGGGAATCACCGATTCGCATCAACCGGCCCCGCGCCCGACCACGAAACCGACCGCCGCGTCTGCTACGCCTGATTCGGGGTTGCGACCTGGCCTTTCCCTCGGCGCGGGTGCAGGCCGGGGTGCCGGCCTCCCGCTGGGCGGAACGCCGCATGGCGTGCCGCAGCCCCGAGAACTGTGATGTCAATTACACATTCGCGAGACTTCGACCACCGAATGTGACCACCCACCCCTACCGCCCGGCTCGGGCGGCGCCGCACTGCCGCGGCGCCGCCTCGAGTTCCCGTGCAGGTATTCGAAAGGACCCAATGATGGTCACCCATGCGCCGGACGGCGGATCGGCTCGGACGCGTCAGCAGGACGCGACCGACGAGCGATGGACGCCCCGACTGATCTTCTCGCTCGCCTCGATCGTGTTACTGCTGGAGATGCTCGCGGTCAGCTACATGATGATCTCGATCGCGCTGCCGCAGATCGTCACCCATTACCGGACGACCCAGGGGGCGTGGCTGCTCACGTCGTTCCTGCTGGTGGGGGCGATCACCTGCCCGCTGATCGGCAAGCTCGCCGACACCCACGGCAAGAGGAAGCTGCTGCTGACGGCCGTCGGCCTGTCGGCGCTGGGCTCGCTGATCTCGGCGATCGCACCGACGTACGCGGTGCTGATCGCCGGCCGCTCGCTGACCGGGCTGCTCGTGCCGTGCCTGTTCCTGAGCTATTCGCTGATCCGTGACGTCTTCCCCGCCCGGACGGTGGCGCTGGCGGTCAGCATCGCCACGAGCGGCATGGGGCTCATCGCGATCCCCGCGCCGTTCTTCACCGGTTGGCTGATCGACAACTTCGGGTTCCGCAGCATCTTCTGGTTCTTCCTGGCCGGTCTCGTGGTCCTCGCCGTCCTGATCCGGGCGACGACCGGCGAATCGCCCGTCCGCCTGCGTTCGCGCATCGACCTGATCGGCGCCGCGCTGCTCGGCGCGGGACTCGCCGGCATCCTCGTCGGGGTGAGCTTCGGGCCGTCGTGGGGCTGGACGTCGGGGTCGACCCTCGGGTTCGTCGCCGGCGGTGTCGCCCTGCTGGTGGCGTGGATCGGATCCGCACTTCTGCTGTCGGATCCGCTGATCGACATCCGGTTCTTCGGCAAGCGGCCCGTCTTCCTGACGGCATTGGGCGCCGGATTCTGCTACGGGACGTCGTCGGTGTTCACGATCATGCTCCCGATGATGTGCATGACGCCGGCGATCCTGGGGCTCGGCTACGGATTCGGCATCAGCGCAGAGGGATTTGCGATCTTCCAGGCGCCGTTGGGTGGTGCGGTAGTGCTCGGCGGACTGATCGTCGGAACCCTGGTACCCCGGAACGTGCGGCCGCGGATCCTGATGGTCGTGGGCATGCTGGTGATGGCGGCGGCCTGCCTGCTCACGGCGACGATCCACGACGACAAGGCACTGCTCATCGGCTTCGCCGCCCTCCTGGGCGTGGGAATGGGCATGGGGTACGCCTCCATCCCGAACCTGCTCATCGCAGCGGTGCCGCCGCAACTGCAGGCGACGACGGCGAGCATGGTGGCGGTGTTCCAGAGCATTCTGCCCGCCATCCTTCCGGTCATCGCCTTCACCGTGTTGAACTCGCACATTGCGACCGTGATGCAGGGCGCCGTCTTCTACACGGACACCGGTATCACGATCGCTTTCGTGATCGGCGCGATCTCGGCGCTGCTGGGCGCCATGGTGGCCGTCGCGCTGCCCCGCAGGATTTCGCAGCTGAGCGCACCCGGCGCCGAGTCCACGACCGCGACCGACGTGGTCCTCGCCCACTGAACCCAGTCACATACGGTCGTCGCCGCGTCCCCGCACGGGATGCGGCGACGACCGCCGGGCGGGCGCTCCGCCGAAACGGGTCATCGGCCGTCGGCCGAGTGGGAGGCTGTCAACTGCTACCGTAATCTTTAATACTTCCTAGTCCTTCCTACTACTATCGGATAATGCGCAGCGGCGAGGCGGCGGCATGCCTGAACGTGTCGGTGGTGGGGGTCCGGAAGGCCGCGTCGGCGGGCCGGTTACCTTCTCGGCGTACAGGTTCCGGTCAGCGAGTCTTCGATCGGGCGGATCTCGACGTCTACCTGGGTCGACCTACATGGAAGAATGTTCGGGCCGACAGGGCGGAAGCATCCTATTGCCGGGTGTCCGGCTCGACCGGTCAGAAATCCTCGCTCGCCGATCAGGAGAAGATGTTGCGTGAGAGTGCCACCGGCACCGTGTACCGGGTCTACAAGGATCGTGGTTCCGGTCTGCGGGAGACCCGAACGGGACTGAATCGGATGCTCGACGACGCAACCAAGGGCCGGTTCACGGTGGTGCGAGTGGTATGGCGGGATCGGTTGGCGCGATTCTCCGGTGGCGTGGATCGAACGTTACCTGTCGGCGGTCGGCGTCAAGGTCGAGGTCCTGCGTGAACGGGGGGACCAAGTCGCTGGTGGAGGAGCTGATGGATGACTTCATGGCATTGCTCGCCTCGTTTTCCGGCCGCTTCCGCCCAATTGCGGTCGAAGCGGAATCAACGTCGACTTCGTTGGCGATGCGGCAGCACGGTTGGCGAGGACTACCTGATGGCCGATGCCGGATTGCCTGCGGTGCGGCAGTTCTCGTTCACCGCCCGCCCGTACCTCGCTGTCGATGACGTCACTGGTGAGCCGATCGGGCTCGACGGCGTCGACACCCGGGTGGGGTGGTTGCTCGACCTGATCTCGGGCGCCGAAGCGCAGATGCTGTCGCGGCTGTGGCAGCCGGCCACCTTCGATGTCCTCGCCGCCGGCGTGGACCGGCAGGACCGGAGGCTGCCCGCGCAGGGTCACGTCGCCGCGTCCCGCCTCGGCTGGACCCCGCATTACCCGGACGGGGTCTACATTCCGTCGCGTGTCACGCGGGTGGTGACCGCGCAGGTGATGGCGACCCTGCGGACCCTCGCCTTCCGGGACACCGCGATCACATCGCTGTCTGAGCGGTTCGACCCGGCCACCGGGCAGATAGCCCCACCCACCTGCGCCGCGGACTGGGTGCCATTGGGTTTCGCCCGAGGAGTGCGACGCCAGCTGATTGCCCGCTCCCGCCGCGAGGGCAACGCGGTGCCGTCCGGCCGGGTGCGGATCACCGACATGCAGGCACCACCGAAGACCTCGGTGATGGCTCGGCTGTCCGCAGCGGATCGGCAGCTCGCTCAACTCGCCGTCACCGACGTCGTCATGACGTTGTGAAACTGCCCACCACTCCCGTCCCGACGGGACGCGCGCAGTGGCGACGAGTCCGGCTGACCGCCACACTCCCCGCGCACCTGCACGACCGGCCGATCAGCGACTGGCATCTGCCGACCCTCGTCCTCGACCACCGAGGTCTGCTGTTGCGGTGCGCCGCCACCGAGACGGTCCCCGCAGCCGAGCTGACATCGGGAACTACCGCTGTGGGCGTCGACTGGTCGCCGGCCACGCTCGGTGCCGCCGCCATCACCACCGAAACCCCGGACGGGCTGTCCTCGGACTTTCAGGGTTGGACGTACGACGACGACCGCGGCCTCGGGACCAAACTGGCCCGCCTGCAAGCGGAGGGGCACATGTTGCACCGCAAGGCGGCCCGGCTGACGCAACTCGCCACCAACGCCGAACCCGAGGTCCGCACCCAACTCGAGGCGAAGATCGCCCTCCTCGACGCCCACCGCACCGCGGTGGGTGCCAAGAGGGGCAAGATCAACCGGGAACTGGGATTCCACTTCGCCCGCCAGGTCACCGACTATGCCACCGCGGCGAGCGCGACGGTGATCGCGGTGGAGGACCTGACCACCCTCGAGTCCCGCGGGCACGGTCGGGTCAACAACAATCGGGCCGCGCAGTCCGCCCGCCGAAAGGCGGTGATCGCCCTCGCGCACACCGCCGCGGGTGTCGGCATCACGGTGGTGTCGGTGCCGGCCCGCGGATCCTCCGCGCGGTGTCCGGGCTGCGACGCACCCCTCGCACGCCCCGGCGGCTACCACACCGCGTGGTGCCAGGGGTGCCGGGTCGGCGGCAACCGGGACCATATCGCCGGGGTCAACCGGGCCAAACGCGCACTGCTCGGCAAAACCAAGGTGACCCGTCGGCGGGGGCAGATGCCCGCGATCCGGGTCGCCGAGCACGCGCCGGTCCGCAAGTCCCGGGACAAGACCGGTCCGACACCGCGTCCGCCGCGGCACCGCAGGGTCCGCCGCAGCCTGCCCACCGTGACACCGCGGGCGGGGGTGACTCCGAAACAGATATGTTCCTGCACCTCGAGCGTCGGTGTGGGACACGGTCCAACCCGCACCACCTCAGAGTGATGCGGGTAGCCGTGAAGTACATACATCTCCTACGCCGGCCACGTCAGTGGTAGGAAGTATGAGATCTATGTAGACGCTGAGGTGCGGAAAGTTTCGACCCAGACGGCAGGAGACCACCATGCGACTGACCACCCTCGGCGACCTTCCCGGACGCATCGCGACCGGGAGCTTCATACTCCATTCGGGATTGCAGAAATGGTCGGCGGACGAGCAGACCGCCCAGGGCATCCACGGTATGGCGGCGGGGGCGTTCCCGTTTCTGAACGCGATCCCGCCGCAA from Rhodococcus opacus B4 encodes:
- a CDS encoding MFS transporter; this encodes MVTHAPDGGSARTRQQDATDERWTPRLIFSLASIVLLLEMLAVSYMMISIALPQIVTHYRTTQGAWLLTSFLLVGAITCPLIGKLADTHGKRKLLLTAVGLSALGSLISAIAPTYAVLIAGRSLTGLLVPCLFLSYSLIRDVFPARTVALAVSIATSGMGLIAIPAPFFTGWLIDNFGFRSIFWFFLAGLVVLAVLIRATTGESPVRLRSRIDLIGAALLGAGLAGILVGVSFGPSWGWTSGSTLGFVAGGVALLVAWIGSALLLSDPLIDIRFFGKRPVFLTALGAGFCYGTSSVFTIMLPMMCMTPAILGLGYGFGISAEGFAIFQAPLGGAVVLGGLIVGTLVPRNVRPRILMVVGMLVMAAACLLTATIHDDKALLIGFAALLGVGMGMGYASIPNLLIAAVPPQLQATTASMVAVFQSILPAILPVIAFTVLNSHIATVMQGAVFYTDTGITIAFVIGAISALLGAMVAVALPRRISQLSAPGAESTTATDVVLAH
- a CDS encoding recombinase family protein produces the protein MRSGEAAACLNVSVVGVRKAASAGRLPSRRTGSGQRVFDRADLDVYLGRPTWKNVRADRAEASYCRVSGSTGQKSSLADQEKMLRESATGTVYRVYKDRGSGLRETRTGLNRMLDDATKGRFTVVRVVWRDRLARFSGGVDRTLPVGGRRQGRGPA
- a CDS encoding alpha/beta fold hydrolase, yielding MPELRHIALHGDDIAYRLSGEGETLLLVHGMAGSSAAWRAILPELAQRYRVLAPDLPGHGDSAKPRGDYSLGAFAAWLRDLLHELAIERVTVVGQSLGGGVAMQFSYQHPELCERLVLIGSGGLGPDVNWTLRLLAAPGSEFLLPLMAPPAIRDAGNKVRSWLAAIGVQSVRGDEMWHAYSSLSDPETRQAFLRTLRAVVDHRGQAVSALSRLYLNAGLPTQLIWGDSDGIIPVSHGYAAHEAMPGSRLAVLDGIGHYPHLEDPAAVVDIIDAFVTTTPARR
- a CDS encoding response regulator transcription factor; translated protein: MNSVSSPAVARPRVLLIDADVESSLVERLRDGGFFVTRTYAEPVRSRIEPPDVVIVDARSPHLDADTTVRGLKAMRFALAIVVIGRFCSGNRRSDLLEAGADDVLEIPVGADELVARLRAILRRVKPDVPAPAPVGSHDVCLCEERHDTDYDGLRTTLTRTEFILFTVLAQNVDRVVTRRDLMLMVWGVTVESKTNVLNAYICSLRRKLVAVGSPYVVHTVRGVGFALGENVRPGSIDPAREVSVAVS